One part of the Caproiciproducens sp. CPB-2 genome encodes these proteins:
- a CDS encoding DUF3991 and toprim domain-containing protein gives MEASIIAQYIHFTEEQKRRANSVDLPEFLRRRGEKLLPSGRDKRLASDHSVTVRGNQWFDHATEQGGLAIDFVQKFYGLSFPDAVTALLGGESGIGYLPARKEPAEQRKPFALPPAHTDMRRVYAYLLQSRCINRDVLTEFARAGLIFESAEPSADKTKIYHNAVFVGNDEHGVARHGHKRSIYTSGKSYRGNIESSDPRYSFHWVGVSDQLYVFEAPIDLLSYISLHQEDWRKHSYVSLCGTSEHAMLWMLEQYTLLGEIVLCLDNDNAGVKASKRLTGILSEYGYENIRIDRSEEKDWNDELVRACETEEKMTMEME, from the coding sequence TTGGAGGCGAGTATCATCGCACAGTATATTCATTTTACCGAGGAACAAAAGCGCCGGGCCAACTCCGTCGACCTGCCGGAGTTTCTCCGCAGGCGGGGTGAAAAGCTTCTTCCCTCCGGACGGGACAAGCGCCTCGCCTCGGATCACAGCGTCACCGTCCGGGGCAACCAGTGGTTCGATCACGCCACAGAGCAGGGCGGTCTTGCCATCGATTTTGTTCAGAAGTTCTATGGTCTGTCTTTCCCTGACGCAGTGACCGCACTTCTCGGCGGGGAGAGTGGGATCGGGTATCTCCCGGCGAGGAAAGAACCCGCAGAGCAGCGGAAACCTTTCGCACTCCCGCCCGCGCACACGGATATGCGGCGGGTCTACGCCTACCTCCTGCAGAGCCGCTGCATCAACCGGGATGTGCTGACAGAGTTCGCCCGCGCCGGACTCATCTTTGAGAGCGCGGAGCCATCCGCAGATAAAACGAAGATCTACCACAACGCCGTGTTCGTCGGAAATGATGAACACGGCGTTGCCCGTCACGGGCACAAGCGGAGCATCTATACCTCCGGAAAAAGCTATCGCGGCAACATTGAGAGCAGTGATCCGAGGTACAGCTTCCACTGGGTCGGCGTATCCGATCAGCTCTATGTGTTTGAAGCGCCCATCGATCTTCTGTCGTACATCAGCCTTCATCAGGAGGACTGGCGGAAGCACAGCTATGTGTCCCTCTGCGGAACCTCCGAGCATGCCATGCTCTGGATGCTGGAGCAATATACGCTGCTCGGCGAAATCGTTCTGTGTCTTGACAACGACAACGCCGGCGTCAAAGCGTCAAAGCGGCTGACGGGAATTCTCTCTGAATACGGCTATGAAAACATCCGGATCGACCGCTCCGAAGAAAAGGACTGGAACGATGAGCTGGTGCGTGCCTGTGAGACGGAAGAAAAAATGACTATGGAAATGGAGTGA
- the mobP3 gene encoding MobP3 family relaxase encodes MPRIIFISPHFKSGHSSAAHLSYLIRYIATREGVAPVVDADRLKPATEKQDRLIRQLVKDFPSAKKRFEYEDYLARPTRENASDFIQTALEQNLNQIGKRENYVDYIGMRPGVAKLDANGLFDGTGKKLVISQVQKEIAEHPGVVWTPVISLRREDAHAMGFESPESWRAMLCSCTAELAKGYKIRPEHLRWYAAFHDKSHHPHIHMIIYSTDPTEGFLTEHGITQIKSSLAQNIFPEQLRELYAADTQRRDALKTNARKLYQELIAQMASGTIRSERIEKLTGQLAAKLSAHKGKMQYGYLQAPVRAMVDEIVDELARDARVAEAYRLWYDIRTDIVSTYQDEMPELPPLSRQKEFKPISNMVVTEAAKLLGHESTFEEAPSDKQKAPENVRKLVKIIHARESTPDAVRDAAAMLLRLANSGNQDAEYAFGKLLLQGDIVRKDIPEAVRYFTDAAESGNANAMYTLGKLYLVGEDVPQDKKAALRWFTQSAEQDNTYAQFYTEHWAVAAQNPSVFLSATRLLHHMSRVFQNSTPPQRGGVGYGIDKKLRRKMKEKKIAQGHKEDDQEQRQDYIIPY; translated from the coding sequence ATGCCGCGCATTATTTTCATCTCACCGCATTTTAAAAGCGGGCACAGCAGCGCGGCGCACCTCTCGTATCTCATCCGCTACATCGCAACCCGAGAGGGCGTCGCGCCGGTAGTGGATGCCGACAGGCTGAAACCGGCGACGGAAAAGCAGGACCGGCTCATCCGCCAGCTGGTCAAAGATTTTCCTTCAGCGAAAAAGCGGTTCGAGTATGAGGATTACCTCGCCCGACCGACGCGGGAAAACGCTTCGGACTTTATCCAGACCGCGCTGGAACAGAATCTCAATCAGATCGGCAAACGTGAAAACTATGTGGACTACATCGGTATGCGCCCCGGCGTTGCCAAGCTGGATGCCAACGGCCTCTTCGACGGTACGGGTAAAAAGCTGGTAATCTCCCAGGTGCAGAAGGAGATCGCGGAGCATCCCGGCGTTGTATGGACGCCGGTGATTTCGCTGCGGCGCGAGGACGCACACGCTATGGGCTTCGAGTCGCCGGAGAGCTGGCGCGCCATGCTCTGCTCCTGCACCGCCGAGCTTGCGAAGGGATACAAGATAAGGCCCGAGCATCTGCGCTGGTACGCGGCCTTCCACGACAAGAGCCACCATCCGCATATCCATATGATCATTTATTCCACCGATCCGACCGAAGGTTTCCTCACCGAGCATGGCATCACGCAGATCAAATCCTCGCTGGCACAGAATATCTTCCCGGAGCAGCTCCGGGAGCTGTATGCTGCCGACACCCAGCGCCGCGACGCGCTCAAGACAAACGCGCGAAAGCTGTATCAGGAGCTCATCGCGCAGATGGCGAGCGGCACGATCCGAAGCGAGCGCATCGAGAAGCTGACGGGGCAACTCGCCGCAAAGCTGTCCGCACACAAGGGTAAGATGCAGTATGGCTATCTGCAGGCACCGGTCAGGGCCATGGTGGATGAGATCGTGGACGAACTGGCGCGGGACGCGCGCGTAGCGGAAGCCTACCGGCTCTGGTATGACATCCGCACGGATATCGTCAGCACCTATCAGGACGAGATGCCGGAACTGCCGCCGCTTTCGCGGCAGAAGGAATTCAAGCCCATCAGCAATATGGTTGTCACGGAAGCAGCAAAGCTGCTCGGCCACGAGTCCACCTTCGAGGAAGCCCCATCGGACAAGCAAAAAGCCCCAGAGAATGTACGGAAGCTGGTCAAAATTATTCACGCGCGCGAGTCAACGCCGGATGCGGTTCGTGATGCGGCGGCGATGCTGCTTCGGCTCGCCAACAGTGGAAACCAAGATGCGGAATATGCCTTCGGCAAACTGCTCCTTCAAGGGGATATCGTGAGGAAAGACATCCCGGAGGCGGTTCGGTATTTCACCGACGCGGCAGAATCGGGAAATGCAAACGCCATGTATACGCTCGGCAAGCTGTATCTCGTCGGCGAAGATGTACCGCAGGACAAGAAAGCCGCTCTGAGGTGGTTTACCCAGTCAGCGGAACAGGACAACACGTATGCGCAGTTCTACACAGAGCATTGGGCGGTGGCTGCACAGAACCCGTCTGTTTTTCTTTCCGCCACCAGACTGCTCCATCACATGAGCCGAGTCTTTCAGAATAGTACGCCGCCGCAGCGAGGAGGCGTTGGTTATGGCATCGACAAGAAGCTCCGCAGAAAGATGAAGGAGAAGAAGATTGCCCAGGGTCACAAGGAGGACGATCAGGAGCAGCGGCAGGACTACATCATTCCCTACTGA
- a CDS encoding DUF6103 family protein — MSKTNITIPFDEEKLSALDFSLQKENTTAQQRMEKDLAELYEKTVPEPLREYLDSKSTPAVKSKRPTKSLAPKMPAAKPVHSPVPPSGEDTTKMEPIK; from the coding sequence ATGAGCAAAACCAATATTACAATTCCTTTTGATGAGGAAAAGCTGTCGGCACTGGATTTCTCTTTACAAAAGGAAAACACCACCGCACAGCAGCGCATGGAAAAAGATCTTGCCGAGCTGTATGAAAAAACAGTACCGGAACCTCTTCGTGAGTATCTCGACAGCAAGAGCACTCCCGCTGTCAAGTCCAAACGTCCAACAAAATCACTCGCTCCAAAAATGCCTGCGGCGAAACCAGTTCACTCGCCTGTTCCGCCCAGCGGAGAAGATACGACGAAAATGGAACCGATCAAGTGA
- a CDS encoding DUF3846 domain-containing protein, producing MKKSENKTLHILRVEPGKAPEEIDIGSDLNSLQAEVDGLIECVYMDDGSIIVVNEEGKLNGMEMNRRLGDDILCGPFFVVRDNGEGDFASLTNSQIEYYKNRFALPEQFAEHEPDAQPFMRFITF from the coding sequence ATGAAAAAATCAGAAAATAAAACCTTGCACATCCTGCGAGTCGAGCCAGGAAAGGCTCCCGAGGAAATAGATATCGGTTCGGATCTCAACAGCCTGCAGGCAGAGGTGGACGGCCTCATAGAATGCGTTTATATGGATGACGGTTCCATCATCGTAGTAAACGAAGAAGGAAAGCTGAACGGCATGGAAATGAACAGGCGGCTCGGAGATGATATCCTCTGCGGGCCGTTTTTCGTTGTCCGGGACAATGGTGAAGGTGACTTCGCATCCCTCACCAATTCACAGATTGAATATTACAAAAATCGCTTCGCACTGCCCGAGCAGTTTGCAGAACACGAACCCGATGCACAACCATTTATGCGATTCATTACATTTTGA